A single genomic interval of Lacrimispora sphenoides JCM 1415 harbors:
- a CDS encoding AEC family transporter, translated as MTAVLLKAVSFVSIIIMGYLLKRAGFFQAKDFYLISRIVIKITLPAAIVSNFSRITMDYSILFVCVIGFLCNCVTVAAGYVMYARRTKDARAFAMINMSGYNVGNFTMPFVQSFLSPVGFAATSLFDAGNAVMCTGMTYTLASMVIGEEEKPSLKKAVLNLFSSAPFDAYVIMTALRILNIKLPSVLVTIADTAGGANAFLALLMLGIGFEIRMEKEKMSHILRILGVRYIIAVLMAVGFYFLAPFGLDVRRALVIVSLGPVSSVAPAFTGALNGDIETASAINSLSIVISIAAITAALIILL; from the coding sequence ATGACAGCGGTACTGTTAAAAGCAGTTTCATTTGTATCAATTATTATTATGGGATACCTGCTCAAACGGGCAGGTTTTTTTCAGGCAAAGGATTTTTACCTGATTTCCAGGATCGTGATCAAGATTACCCTTCCTGCAGCCATTGTTTCCAATTTCAGCAGGATCACCATGGATTACTCTATTCTTTTTGTATGTGTAATCGGATTTTTGTGCAATTGTGTGACGGTTGCCGCCGGGTATGTGATGTATGCCCGAAGAACAAAGGACGCAAGGGCTTTTGCAATGATCAACATGTCTGGTTATAATGTGGGAAATTTTACCATGCCCTTTGTACAGAGCTTTTTGAGTCCGGTTGGATTTGCAGCCACAAGCCTGTTTGATGCCGGGAATGCTGTTATGTGTACCGGAATGACTTACACCCTGGCCAGTATGGTGATCGGAGAGGAGGAAAAGCCTTCCTTGAAAAAGGCTGTGCTTAATCTTTTTTCCTCGGCTCCTTTTGATGCGTATGTCATAATGACTGCTTTAAGAATACTTAATATAAAGCTGCCTTCTGTTTTGGTCACCATTGCGGATACCGCAGGGGGAGCCAATGCGTTTCTTGCACTTTTAATGCTTGGCATTGGTTTTGAGATCCGTATGGAAAAGGAAAAGATGAGCCACATTCTCAGGATATTAGGAGTAAGGTATATTATTGCGGTTTTAATGGCAGTTGGGTTTTATTTTCTGGCACCCTTTGGACTTGATGTACGCCGGGCACTGGTGATCGTGTCTCTTGGCCCTGTGTCATCAGTGGCGCCTGCTTTTACCGGTGCATTAAACGGAGATATTGAGACAGCAAGCGCAATCAATTCCCTGTCAATTGTCATCAGCATAGCTGCAATTACGGCAGCTTTAATCATTCTTTTATAA
- a CDS encoding branched-chain amino acid aminotransferase produces the protein MQTIRIEKTTCPKEKPGNDNPLTFGTIFTDHMFEVDYEEGKGWYDPRIVPYHKLELDPSSMVFHYGQEMFEGLKAYKTEDGRVLLFRPDKNIERANRSNRRLCIPEIPEDLFLEGLKTVVDVDQDWIPTKPGTSLYIRPFVIATDPFLGVRPSNTYKFMIILSPVGAYYASGLDPVKIWIEDEYVRAVKGGIGEAKTGGNYVASLASQVKAHDEGYSQVLWLDGVYRKYIEEVGAMNIFFKINGVVITPELNGSILPGVTRDSVIALCKKWGVAVEERKVSVDEVVAAARSGAMEECFGTGTAAVISPVGELRFEEERMSVGGGKIGELTQKLYDAITGIQLGMIEGPEGWSVEVK, from the coding sequence ATGCAGACAATCAGAATCGAAAAAACAACTTGCCCGAAAGAAAAACCAGGCAATGATAACCCGTTGACATTTGGAACCATATTTACGGATCATATGTTTGAGGTGGACTATGAAGAGGGAAAGGGCTGGTATGATCCCAGGATCGTGCCTTATCATAAGCTGGAGCTGGACCCTTCTTCCATGGTATTCCATTACGGACAGGAGATGTTCGAGGGCTTAAAGGCATACAAGACAGAAGACGGCAGGGTCTTGCTGTTCCGTCCTGATAAGAATATCGAGCGTGCCAACAGAAGCAACCGAAGGCTTTGCATACCGGAGATTCCGGAAGATCTGTTTTTAGAAGGGTTAAAGACAGTTGTAGACGTAGATCAGGATTGGATCCCTACAAAACCGGGAACCTCCCTTTATATCAGGCCCTTTGTAATTGCTACCGACCCATTTTTAGGGGTCAGGCCTTCCAACACCTATAAGTTCATGATCATCTTATCGCCTGTTGGAGCTTATTATGCCAGTGGCCTTGATCCGGTCAAGATATGGATCGAGGATGAATATGTGAGAGCGGTAAAGGGCGGCATCGGTGAAGCTAAGACAGGGGGGAATTACGTTGCTTCCCTTGCTTCTCAGGTAAAGGCTCATGATGAAGGCTATTCCCAGGTGTTATGGCTTGACGGCGTTTACCGGAAATACATCGAAGAAGTAGGTGCCATGAACATCTTCTTTAAGATCAACGGCGTGGTCATCACCCCGGAGCTAAACGGAAGCATTCTCCCGGGCGTTACCAGGGATTCCGTCATTGCCCTGTGTAAAAAATGGGGAGTGGCTGTTGAAGAACGGAAGGTTTCGGTTGACGAGGTGGTTGCGGCGGCAAGATCCGGTGCAATGGAAGAATGCTTTGGTACAGGAACGGCAGCCGTTATATCCCCGGTTGGTGAGCTTCGGTTTGAGGAAGAGAGAATGTCTGTGGGAGGCGGTAAGATCGGAGAACTGACCCAGAAACTTTATGATGCCATTACCGGCATCCAGCTGGGCATGATTGAAGGGCCAGAGGGCTGGTCCGTGGAAGTAAAATAA
- a CDS encoding acetamidase/formamidase family protein, producing the protein MKTITRDYITNVLAKENPPCGRIMAGEIVAFETYDCFTNQFLPEEATFENVIRKPGNPATGPLYIEGAMPGDMLKIDILDIEMGPVGIVMLGPGSGSEKEEFPRKVLRRVPVKGGYAYFNERVKIPVKPMIGVIGVAPAGEGVSTITPMDHGGNMDCTQIKKGASLYLPVFAEGALLSMGDFHAVMGDGEVEDCGLEIEGRAIVRVSVVRNKNCVSYPMIETEDKLITLASREQVEEAWRAASRQMYEFMKEKVGMDYEEAGMLLTMTGDLVICQTVNPMKTVRMELPRHITQSYGFDSISV; encoded by the coding sequence ATGAAAACCATAACCAGGGATTATATTACAAATGTTCTTGCAAAGGAGAATCCGCCCTGCGGCAGGATCATGGCAGGAGAAATCGTGGCCTTTGAGACCTACGACTGCTTTACAAACCAGTTTCTTCCGGAAGAGGCTACCTTTGAAAATGTCATAAGAAAGCCAGGGAATCCGGCTACAGGGCCTCTCTATATTGAGGGAGCGATGCCGGGAGATATGCTTAAGATTGATATTCTGGATATTGAAATGGGCCCTGTGGGTATTGTCATGCTAGGGCCTGGCAGCGGAAGCGAAAAGGAGGAATTTCCCCGGAAAGTATTAAGGCGGGTGCCTGTAAAGGGAGGATATGCCTATTTCAATGAACGGGTCAAAATCCCGGTAAAACCCATGATCGGCGTCATCGGAGTGGCACCGGCAGGCGAGGGAGTATCCACCATCACCCCCATGGACCATGGCGGAAATATGGATTGCACTCAGATCAAAAAGGGAGCATCCTTATATCTGCCTGTATTTGCGGAGGGAGCTCTTTTGTCCATGGGAGATTTTCATGCTGTCATGGGAGACGGCGAAGTGGAGGACTGCGGTCTGGAAATAGAAGGACGGGCTATCGTCCGGGTGAGCGTAGTGAGAAATAAAAACTGCGTTTCCTATCCAATGATCGAAACAGAGGATAAGCTTATCACCCTTGCATCCAGGGAACAGGTGGAGGAGGCCTGGCGGGCGGCTTCCAGGCAGATGTATGAGTTTATGAAGGAAAAGGTTGGGATGGATTATGAGGAAGCCGGCATGCTGCTTACCATGACCGGGGACCTTGTCATCTGCCAGACAGTAAACCCGATGAAGACGGTGAGAATGGAACTTCCCCGCCATATAACTCAAAGTTATGGTTTTGATTCCATTTCGGTTTAG